In the Lysinibacillus sp. PLM2 genome, one interval contains:
- a CDS encoding group II intron reverse transcriptase/maturase: MRGNGETSVQLLEKILSNQNMNEAYLRVYRNKGASGVDGITVDELKQYLKENKDELRQRIRTRKYQPPAALRVEIPKENGKMRKLGIPTVVDRVVQQAIHQVLSPIFEKEFSEYSYGFRPNRSCEMAIIKSLEFLNDGYDWIVDIDLERFFDTVNHDKLMRIISNTIDDGDVISLIRKYLVSGVLVKGKYEETPIGTPQGGNLSPLLSNIMLNELDKELESRGLHFVRYADDALIFVKSEKAANRVMESVVKFIEKKLGLIVNAEKSKIARPKDLKFLGFGYYYDSKDKKYQVRPHTISVQKFKRKLRQLTKRNWSIPLDYRILKLKQVIFGWVNYFRTANMKTAMREIDKKLRSRIRVIIWKQWKVPRKQIRSLIQLGIPEEEAKGLTFCRKGYRFIGLSKVVQRAISNKG; encoded by the coding sequence GTGAGAGGAAATGGAGAAACGAGTGTGCAACTTTTAGAAAAGATTCTAAGCAATCAAAATATGAATGAAGCCTACTTACGTGTCTATAGAAATAAAGGTGCAAGTGGGGTCGATGGAATAACGGTTGATGAACTTAAACAGTATCTGAAAGAGAACAAGGATGAACTACGTCAGCGCATCAGAACTAGAAAATACCAACCACCAGCTGCCTTACGAGTGGAAATCCCAAAAGAAAATGGAAAGATGCGCAAACTGGGAATACCAACAGTAGTGGATAGGGTGGTTCAACAGGCAATTCATCAAGTACTCAGTCCGATATTTGAAAAAGAGTTTAGTGAATACAGTTACGGTTTTAGACCAAATAGAAGTTGTGAGATGGCAATCATAAAAAGTCTCGAATTTCTGAATGATGGATACGATTGGATAGTGGACATTGACCTTGAAAGATTTTTCGACACAGTCAACCATGATAAACTCATGCGAATCATATCCAATACAATCGATGATGGAGATGTCATTTCTTTAATTAGAAAATACTTGGTCAGTGGGGTCTTGGTAAAGGGTAAATATGAGGAAACACCGATTGGAACTCCGCAAGGAGGAAACCTCAGTCCACTATTAAGTAACATAATGTTGAATGAACTGGACAAGGAACTAGAAAGTAGAGGACTCCATTTCGTGAGATATGCGGATGACGCTCTTATCTTTGTGAAGAGTGAGAAAGCTGCAAATAGAGTGATGGAATCAGTCGTGAAGTTTATAGAAAAGAAATTAGGGCTGATAGTCAATGCAGAAAAGAGTAAAATCGCTCGTCCAAAAGACTTAAAATTCCTGGGGTTTGGATATTACTACGATTCAAAAGACAAGAAATATCAAGTTCGACCACATACAATCTCAGTACAGAAATTTAAAAGGAAACTTCGACAACTAACAAAGCGAAACTGGAGCATTCCGTTAGACTACCGAATATTGAAACTAAAACAAGTAATATTTGGTTGGGTAAATTACTTTAGAACTGCAAACATGAAAACGGCTATGCGTGAAATTGATAAGAAACTACGCTCAAGAATAAGAGTAATCATTTGGAAACAGTGGAAGGTACCAAGAAAACAGATAAGGTCACTAATCCAATTGGGGATACCCGAAGAAGAAGCCAAGGGCTTAACATTCTGTAGGAAAGGTTATCGATTTATCGGATTATCTAAAGTTGTTCAAAGAGCAATTTCAAATAAAGGCTAG
- a CDS encoding ISL3 family transposase, whose translation MHMYFNMKIPGFEGVEIHKVENVEDRIALYVMMPRKEHKCPVCGNLTSKVHDYRIQKIKHLKWFERLSMIFYKRRRYVCDCGKRFSEDNPFVERYQQYSKEWNQVARIKAIKGKTFKETAEVLGTSITTIIRRFDSVLNDKLANGVELPKHIAIDEYKGDTDAGTYQLIIANAETHEPLDILPNRRKNTIKDYLRKFGSSVNVVVMDMNPHFKEAVKKALSRPVIVADRFHYSRYIYWALDEVRRIVQKEWHAYDRKQCKRMRHVLYKRKEKLKEKDRWYLNRYLGMSDVLKQAYILKEAYCKWLDWAKKTNDIKEIKEKLFEFYKQVEESNIPAFIKAIQTFKNWQVEILNSFSYGYSNGFLEGINNKSKVIKRNAYGFKRFEHYKGKILLSNQYKEIGVHLG comes from the coding sequence GTGCATATGTATTTTAACATGAAGATTCCAGGATTTGAAGGTGTAGAGATTCATAAAGTTGAGAATGTTGAGGATCGAATAGCATTATATGTAATGATGCCTAGGAAAGAACATAAATGTCCTGTTTGTGGAAATCTAACTTCAAAGGTTCATGATTATCGTATACAAAAGATAAAGCATTTAAAATGGTTTGAGCGGCTATCAATGATTTTTTATAAACGCCGCCGTTATGTTTGTGATTGTGGAAAGCGTTTTTCTGAAGATAATCCATTTGTGGAGAGATACCAACAATATTCGAAAGAATGGAATCAAGTAGCACGTATAAAAGCTATTAAAGGAAAAACTTTTAAGGAGACTGCTGAAGTTTTAGGGACATCAATTACAACAATTATTCGTAGGTTTGATTCTGTTTTAAATGATAAATTGGCTAATGGAGTTGAATTACCTAAGCATATCGCTATTGATGAATATAAGGGCGATACAGATGCAGGAACTTATCAGCTCATTATTGCGAATGCAGAAACACATGAACCGCTTGATATCTTACCCAACCGTCGTAAAAATACAATTAAAGATTACTTAAGAAAATTTGGTAGCTCGGTTAATGTCGTAGTGATGGATATGAACCCTCATTTTAAAGAAGCCGTTAAAAAGGCATTAAGTCGACCTGTAATCGTGGCCGATCGATTTCACTATAGTCGTTATATTTACTGGGCCTTAGACGAGGTTCGTAGAATCGTTCAGAAAGAATGGCATGCTTATGATCGCAAACAGTGTAAAAGGATGCGGCATGTATTGTATAAGAGAAAAGAGAAATTAAAGGAAAAGGATCGCTGGTACTTAAATCGTTATCTCGGAATGTCAGATGTTTTAAAACAAGCATACATACTTAAAGAAGCTTATTGTAAATGGTTAGACTGGGCCAAAAAAACGAATGACATAAAAGAAATAAAAGAAAAATTATTTGAATTCTACAAGCAGGTAGAAGAATCAAATATTCCTGCGTTTATTAAGGCAATTCAAACCTTTAAGAATTGGCAAGTAGAGATATTGAATAGCTTCAGTTACGGTTACTCTAACGGCTTTTTAGAAGGGATAAATAATAAATCGAAAGTTATTAAACGAAATGCCTACGGCTTTAAGAGATTTGAGCATTATAAAGGTAAAATATTATTAAGCAATCAATATAAAGAAATCGGTGTTCATTTAGGATGA